From the Kallotenue papyrolyticum genome, the window AGCAGCGTCAGGGCGCGCGCGACGGCGTTGTTGAACGCGTTCTGTTGCTCGACGATCGGGGCGATATACCAGTGCAGGCCGCGCCGGATCAGGCGCTGCACAAAGACGGCGATCCGTTCGCGCGGTGTGCGCCACTGCAACGGCCAGTGCGCACTGACAGCGCGCAACTCCTCCACCTCGGCGATTGCCGCCGCCAGCTCCTCCCAATCCACGCCGGGTACGGCCAGGTGGGCTGAGCCGTCGCTCAAGCCGGCCTGCGCCGCGCGCACCTCGGCGCGGATCTGCTCCAGAATCGCGCCGACATCGATGGCTTGATGTTCCTGTTGATCCATAACGCTCTGGATTGTAGCACAACGCCATCCGCTCGCCACGCCGGGCGATCGTCTATAATGGCGGCTAGAAACGCGAGCGAAGGATAGCCATGAAGATCATGATCGTCGGTGGCGGTGGTCGTGAACATGCCATCGCCTGGAAGTTGAGCCAATCGCCGCGCGTGCGCGAGCTGGTAATTGCGCCGGGCAATGCCGGTACCGCGCAGCTTGGCCGCAACGTGGCCATCAAGGCGACCGACCTTGATGCGCAGGTGGCGCTGGCGCAGGCGGAACGTCCCGATCTGGTGGTGGTCGCCCCCGATGATCCGCTGGCGCTGGGGCTGGTGGATCGTCTAACGGCGGCGGGCGTGCGCGCCTGGGGGCCGAGCGCGGCGGCGGCGCGCATCGAAGCCAGCAAGGCGCTGGCCAAAGAGGTGATGCGGCGTGCAGGCATTCCCACTGCGGACTATACGGTGGTGGACAGCTACGAACAGGGCGAGCGCTATGTGCGCGCGCAGGGTCGTCCGCTGGTAGTCAAGGCCGATGGGCTGGCGCTGGGCAAGGGTGTGATCGTCGCCGAGACGGTGGACGAGACGCTAGCGGCATTACGGCGCATGCTGCGCGAGGGTGCCTTTGGCGCGGCGGGCGCGCGCGTCGTGCTCGAAGAACGGCTCAGTGGCGAAGAGATCTCGTTGCTGGGCTTCTGTGACGGGCGGACGGTCGTGCCGTTGCTGCCCTCGCAGGATCACAAGCGGCTGCTGGATGGCGACCGTGGTCCCAACACCGGCGGCATGGGCGCGTATGCGCCGGTATCACGGGTGGATCGGCGCCTGGCCGAGCAGCTCACCGCCACGATCCTGCAACCGGCGGTGGATGCGCTACGTGAGATGGGCACGCCCTTTGTGGGGGTGCTGTATGCCGGGTTGATGCTGACCGCGGAAGGGCCGCGCGTGCTGGAGTTCAACGCGCGCTTCGGCGATCCGGAGACGCAGGCGCTGCTGCCGCTGTTGGAGAGCGATCTGCTGGAGATCATGCTGGCCTCGCTTGAGGCGGGGCTGCACCCCGATCTGGTACGCTGGCACGCGGACGCGGCGGTGTGTGTGGTGCTGGCGGCGCAGGGATATCCAGAGCAGCCGCGCCGAGGCGATGCGATCGCACTGCCTGAGGCGCTGCCGGAGCAGACGCTGCTGTTCCATGCCGGCACGGCGCGGCAGAATGGTCAACTGGTTACCGCGGGTGGTCGCGTGCTCAACGCCGTGGGGTTGGGCGAAACCTTCGCCACAGCGCGCGCACGGGCCTATGCGCTCGCCGAGCGCATCCATTTTGCCGGCAAGCAGATGCGCTATGACATCGGCGCGCGCGAGCTGGCGCGGTAGGTGTTTTGGGGTGCGCCAGCCATGTTGGTGCGTGAGCGCGGGAGGGTGGCTTCCGCACGCCAAAAGGGGGTTTTTGGCGTGCGCCAGCCAGGCTGGCGCGTGAGCGCGGGGCGTGCTGGGTCGGGCCGGGAGTTGCAGACACGGCGCGTGGTCTGCGCCCGCGAGGCGAGCGCCGCGGGAGCCATGCTCCCGCACTCCAAAGGCGGCGTGGCGCCCGCCGAAGGTGTTTTGGCGTGCGCCAGCCAGGCTGGCGCGTGAGCGCGGGGCGTGCTGGGTCGGGCCGGGAGTTGCAGACACGGCGCGTGGCCTGCGCCCGCGAGGCGGCGCGCGGGAGCGTGGCTCCCGCCCGCCGAAGGTGTTTTGGCGTGCGCCAGCCAGGCTGGCGCGTGAGCGCGGGGCGTGCTGGGTCGGGCCGGGGGCTGCAGACACGGCGCGTGGCCTGCGCCCGCGAGGCGGGCGCGCGGGAGCATGGCTCCCGCCCGCCGAAGGTGTTTTGGCGTGCGCCAGCCAGGCTGGCGCGTGAGCGCGGGGCGTGCTGGGTCGGGTCGGGGGCTGCAGACACGGCGCGTGGCCTGCGCCCGCGAGGCGGGCGCGCGGGAGCATGGCTCCCGCACTCCAAAGGCGGCGGCGCGCGGGAGGGTAGCTCTCGCACGCCAAAAGGGGGTTTTTGGCGTGCGCCAGCCATGCTGGCGCGGTGCGCAGCGCGTGCTGGGTCGGGCCGGGAGCTGCAGACACGGCGCGTGGCCTGCGCCCGCGAGGCGGCGCGCGGGAGCGTGGCTCCCGCACTCCAAAGGCGGCGGGTGGGTTCCCACACGCCAAAAGTGGGAGTGGCAGTTGCCGGTACGCCGCGCGTACCCTTTAGAACTAGTGTGTGGTGAACCCTGATGGAACA encodes:
- the purD gene encoding phosphoribosylamine--glycine ligase — translated: MKIMIVGGGGREHAIAWKLSQSPRVRELVIAPGNAGTAQLGRNVAIKATDLDAQVALAQAERPDLVVVAPDDPLALGLVDRLTAAGVRAWGPSAAAARIEASKALAKEVMRRAGIPTADYTVVDSYEQGERYVRAQGRPLVVKADGLALGKGVIVAETVDETLAALRRMLREGAFGAAGARVVLEERLSGEEISLLGFCDGRTVVPLLPSQDHKRLLDGDRGPNTGGMGAYAPVSRVDRRLAEQLTATILQPAVDALREMGTPFVGVLYAGLMLTAEGPRVLEFNARFGDPETQALLPLLESDLLEIMLASLEAGLHPDLVRWHADAAVCVVLAAQGYPEQPRRGDAIALPEALPEQTLLFHAGTARQNGQLVTAGGRVLNAVGLGETFATARARAYALAERIHFAGKQMRYDIGARELAR